The Saliniramus fredricksonii genome segment GAGCTAAAGCAATTGCTTGCTTTTCACCTCGGAATAAAACACAGATTGTTTATATTGAATAATACGACGCATGGTTTGCTGACGACAATTGTCGGGCTCTGTGCGGAAGGTTTCGGCCTCAAGCCTGCAAACAACGCATATGCGCCATACCGGATTCTGGCTGCCGGCGGGTTGCCCGGGGGTGATGAGCGCATTCTGACGCTTCAAACGCATATTGATCCGACGACCGGATGTGTCGCACCGCCACTTCTAGAGGCTGGCAAGCCATCTGTCTGCGACATAGCTCAGAGTTTTGCCACTGCAGCACATCATGAAGCGGCGCTCGCTGCAGATGTGTTCATCTGCCCGCTTCACAAACATACGGGTCTGGCCACAGGCCTTGGCCTTTTGGGCATCAGTGATGAGTTGGATGCCCCGCATTTGCGCGCCGTAGCGGAAATGGCGGAAGCGGGGACGGTTGCGTTTCCGACCATCCGGAAAGCCTTGGCGCGCGCCCAACTCCTTGAAGGACGCGTGATCAACACTTTTGCGTTGCAGATGGATGAAGCGCAAGCCCAAGAATTGTCGACCGACGGTGTTTCGATACTGTCACCACTAAACCAGCCGCTCCCCTTCGCGGTCTTGAGGGTGGCCGATCCGGAAATTCTCCACAAGATACCGTTCCGCTCGCCTTTCACAATCAAACAACTTTCAGGCGAGCGAATGATCAGAGTATCCGGCGCCATTCGGGGTGTGCTCGGCGACGCACCTGTCGACCATTCAGCCCGACTGGCTAGCGTCATTCGTCGCGCTGCGAATCCAGGAGGTGGTCTTGGCCGATAGCTCCAGAACCGGTGTGCTCATCGCGTTTGCCGGCGCGTTCCTTTTAAGCTTCGATACACTGCTCTTGCGGATGATCGGTGCTGAACCCCTGCAGATGGCGTTCTGGCGCGGCCTGTCCATGTTTGCCGCCGGCTGCGCTGCCTTGTTTATTCTAAAAGTGGTTCGTCCGCATGCGGACCTGCGGATGCTGAACGGAAAGACCGGCGTCACGGTTGCCTGTTTTTACGGCATCGCCAGTATCAGTTTCGTCGCGAGTGCGATGATGACAAGCATTGCCAACATGCTCCTCATCATTGCGACGGCGCCTTTCTGGGCAGCTATTCTCGCTATCGTCATTCTCAACGAGCGCCCGTCGCGCGCGACGCTGGTTGCATGCGGCGTGGCTTTCAGCGGTATGCTGGTGGTCGCATGGCCAGGGCTGCGAGGTGGAATTAATGCCGGGGATGCCATCGCGCTGGTCGCAGCGCTGAGCATGGCGTGTGCCTTCGTCGTATCACGCCGGACCCGGGCAAATCTCGCTCTGGCTCCGGCGTTGGGCGGCCTTATGTCTGCGATCGTACTGATGCCCTTCGTCGGTGGTTTTTGGCTCGGATCGTGGCAGAGTATGGTCTTGATGGGCGTTGAGGGATTGCTTCTGGTGCCGCTGGCGCTCGGTTTGCTGGCAATGGCGCCCCGGTATCTGCCCGCTCCCCGGGTCGGCCTGTTTCTTCTGCTCGAAACCGTGCTCGGGCCGTTATGGATATGGGCCGTCCTCGCCGAGGCACCCACGGCTTATGCCTTGTCAGGCGGCTTGATCGTGGTTGCGACCCTGGCGCTGCATAGTCTCTACAGTATGCGCCGATGGCGTCGTTTCGCTGCCGCCCCGAAGCATTGAAGTCTGTTACCGACATGGCTTCGCGCGGCGCATGTGCCCGCCACAAGCGACGATCAATTTATTCGATGGCCCGACGCCGCCCGGCCTCAGCCCTGCGTGGCCGATGTTATCGGCAGTGGCAGACACCAGAAACCGAGTGAGCGGCGTGCGAGCAGGGCCATGGAGAGGCTCGCCGTCGTCGTCGTGGCGAAGAAGGCCCATGCCGCGCCCCAGATCCCGAGGGCGGGGATCAGGACGAGATTGAGGCCGATGCACAGCACGGCGCAAGCTGTCAGCAGCAGCGCCAGATGCCTCTGGTGATCGGTCATGATGAGCAGCACCCGGATCGGGCCCGTCGTCGCCTGGACGATATAGGCCGCGATCAGGAGCAGCAGCGGGCCGGAAGCCTCACGGAAACCCGGTCCGAACAGTTCGAGCAGGAACGGGCCCGCCAGCGCCAGCCCGGTCGCCGCGGCGAGGGTCGGCCACAATGTCAGACCGCAGAAGCGCCGGCTGGTTTCCTCGAATCGGTCGGTGGCGCCCTGCGCCGCCAGCGCGGCGAGGCGCCCCTGCGCCACTGCGGAGACGGCAAAGAAGACATAGGAGGTCAAGGCTGCGAGCTTGGCGGCGGCGAAATAGGCGCCGCCGGTCTCCGGCGAGGCCAGAATATTCAGAAGAATGATATCCACCGAAGCCACGACGAGCAGATAGGCATCCGAGACCAGAACGCCCGCCGATACGCCGCTCCAGCGGCGCTTCTGCCAGGACGGGGGCCAGACACGCCAGGCGCTGCGCAGCCGCCAGCTCGCGATTCCCCACTGGATGATCCAGGCGCCGATCACGGCGGCGAGGCTCGCCCACATGGCCGTCGCCGCATCGGGTGCGGCCCCGATGCCGATCAGAACGGCGATCCCGGCCAGAAGCAGGGCGGGCCGCAGCAGCATGCCCGGCAGATACGCCAGCGCCGCAGAGCCGGCGGCGCGCGTCAGCCCCTTGCCGATATCGATCTGCGCCAGCAGCGGCACGGCCAGCGCGCCGACCAGAAGCGCGTCGATCTGTGCCGGGCCGAGGCCGATGGCGGGGCGCGTCGCGACGAGCATGATCGTCGCCATGGCGACGAGGCCGAGCCCGAAGGCCACGGCCTGCGAGAACAGGATCAGGCCCAGCAGGGTTTGCCGGTCGCCTTGCGTGCGATAGGCGGAAGCAAACCGGGTCGTCGTCGATGCGAGGCCCGCCTGCGCCAGCGCCGCCGCGAGCGCTGCCCAGACCCAGGCGTTGGAGAATGCCCCGAATCCGGCAAGCCCGAGCCAGCGGGCCGCGATCAGCTGGCTGAGCAGAGTCAGCCCCGCCCCGCTGACGCGAATCGCGAATGCGGCTGCGGCATCCATGCGATCAGCATCGCGCAACCTGTCGCGCAATCCTCCGGCCAGGGCGGTGAAGGCCGTCATGAACCGGTCTGCCCGGCATTGCGCCGCTCTGCGGCACCGCTGCGATTCGCGCGCCAGCGGTTGATCGCCATCCGCCCCGCACCGGTGATTTCCAGCACCCCCGGCATCAGATCGTCCTGCACGAGCGTATCCGAGCGCTCGCGTCCCCATGCCGCCAGAAGCGGGTGGGCGGCCAGCGCCGAGAGATCGCGCGCCGCATCGAGCAAACCGTGCCCGCTGATGGCTTCACGCCCGATATTGCGGGCATCGTGCAGCAGATTGCGCGCGCATGTCCCGGCGGGATAGGCGACCTGCGGATGGGTGATGCCGTGCACGATCTGATCATACTGGAACAGCGGGAAATCGACACCGAGCGCGACCGGAAGCGGCAGCGAGCCCCAGAAACGGGCATTGGCTTCCAGCAGCACATGGCCTCCGTCGGGCCGGCGTCGGAATTCGAACATGCATACGCCGGAAAAGTGCAGCCGTTCCACCATCGCCGCCACAGTCGCGCCCAGTTCGGGATCCGGCGCCTCGCTCATCCGCAGGGAACTGCCGCCGGCCGCCGCCTCCCGCAATCGGCAATGCTGAAAGGCCTGGGTCACGGCGCCCTGATGGGCAAGGACCGAATAGCCCACGCCGGTACCGGGTATGGCGGCCTCGGCAAGCCAGCCGGACGGCGCGGCAATGCGTGACAGGGCCTCGGCAAGAGCCTCGGGCGTATGGGCGCGCATGACGCTGCCGCGCTCACCGAGGCTTCCCGGCTCGTAGGAGCGCCGGGGCTTGAGATAGAGCGGCAGGCCGAGCCTGTCGGCGAGCGTTTCTGCGGTGGCGCCGTCATCCAACATGCAGCCGGGCGCCACCCGGATACCGAGTTCTTCGGCGAGGGCCCGCGTCTGCGCCTTGTCGAAGAGCTGTGCCGCCGCATCCGTCGGTTCGGGGCGTGCAATCGTCTGGCCGGCGAATGTCTCGGGCGCGCTTTCGATCAGGATGATCCCGCGATCGCAGCAGGGGATGATGAGGTCGAAGCGCCAGCGGGCGAGGATCTCCGCAGCAGCTTTGGCCCAGCTCTGCATCCGGGTGTTGCGCGGCAATTGGTGAACCCGGGTCACGTATCTTGAATGTGTCGTAGGGGAATGCCAGTTGAACGGTGCAAGATGCACTTCCTTGCCGGCGCGCCCGAGTGATCTCACCACTGCCAGCGTCGCACGCGTATCGTCACCGATCACCAGGACCCGCTCCGAATCCGGTGACTGTCGTTGAAAATCTCTACTGCCCATTGTCGCTGTCATGAGATCATCCGCACATACAGATGTAAAAATCGCGTTACAAAACTTACGTAAGGTCATCCCGATCGGTGGCGCAGTGCCTGCGCC includes the following:
- a CDS encoding DUF6024 family protein; its protein translation is MNKSKLRTAGAFGKIDSAALHPDLVRKNENYYSDCAVIRFELKQLLAFHLGIKHRLFILNNTTHGLLTTIVGLCAEGFGLKPANNAYAPYRILAAGGLPGGDERILTLQTHIDPTTGCVAPPLLEAGKPSVCDIAQSFATAAHHEAALAADVFICPLHKHTGLATGLGLLGISDELDAPHLRAVAEMAEAGTVAFPTIRKALARAQLLEGRVINTFALQMDEAQAQELSTDGVSILSPLNQPLPFAVLRVADPEILHKIPFRSPFTIKQLSGERMIRVSGAIRGVLGDAPVDHSARLASVIRRAANPGGGLGR
- a CDS encoding DMT family transporter, with the translated sequence MADSSRTGVLIAFAGAFLLSFDTLLLRMIGAEPLQMAFWRGLSMFAAGCAALFILKVVRPHADLRMLNGKTGVTVACFYGIASISFVASAMMTSIANMLLIIATAPFWAAILAIVILNERPSRATLVACGVAFSGMLVVAWPGLRGGINAGDAIALVAALSMACAFVVSRRTRANLALAPALGGLMSAIVLMPFVGGFWLGSWQSMVLMGVEGLLLVPLALGLLAMAPRYLPAPRVGLFLLLETVLGPLWIWAVLAEAPTAYALSGGLIVVATLALHSLYSMRRWRRFAAAPKH
- a CDS encoding lipopolysaccharide biosynthesis protein: MTAFTALAGGLRDRLRDADRMDAAAAFAIRVSGAGLTLLSQLIAARWLGLAGFGAFSNAWVWAALAAALAQAGLASTTTRFASAYRTQGDRQTLLGLILFSQAVAFGLGLVAMATIMLVATRPAIGLGPAQIDALLVGALAVPLLAQIDIGKGLTRAAGSAALAYLPGMLLRPALLLAGIAVLIGIGAAPDAATAMWASLAAVIGAWIIQWGIASWRLRSAWRVWPPSWQKRRWSGVSAGVLVSDAYLLVVASVDIILLNILASPETGGAYFAAAKLAALTSYVFFAVSAVAQGRLAALAAQGATDRFEETSRRFCGLTLWPTLAAATGLALAGPFLLELFGPGFREASGPLLLLIAAYIVQATTGPIRVLLIMTDHQRHLALLLTACAVLCIGLNLVLIPALGIWGAAWAFFATTTTASLSMALLARRSLGFWCLPLPITSATQG
- a CDS encoding carboxylate--amine ligase; translation: MTATMGSRDFQRQSPDSERVLVIGDDTRATLAVVRSLGRAGKEVHLAPFNWHSPTTHSRYVTRVHQLPRNTRMQSWAKAAAEILARWRFDLIIPCCDRGIILIESAPETFAGQTIARPEPTDAAAQLFDKAQTRALAEELGIRVAPGCMLDDGATAETLADRLGLPLYLKPRRSYEPGSLGERGSVMRAHTPEALAEALSRIAAPSGWLAEAAIPGTGVGYSVLAHQGAVTQAFQHCRLREAAAGGSSLRMSEAPDPELGATVAAMVERLHFSGVCMFEFRRRPDGGHVLLEANARFWGSLPLPVALGVDFPLFQYDQIVHGITHPQVAYPAGTCARNLLHDARNIGREAISGHGLLDAARDLSALAAHPLLAAWGRERSDTLVQDDLMPGVLEITGAGRMAINRWRANRSGAAERRNAGQTGS